A section of the Candidatus Eisenbacteria bacterium genome encodes:
- a CDS encoding Gfo/Idh/MocA family oxidoreductase, with protein MHKIAVIGCGYWGPNFIRIFTQLPDSQVKYCVDTNEQRLAHMRLLYPHVRTTTRLEDALEDSEVDGAVVATPVASHHSIAKRFLEAGKATLIEKPLSLSVADAEDLVETAEKKRSALMVGHTFLFTAAVNKVKQLLESGEIGDIHYVASTRVNLGIFQEDINVIWDLAPHDISILNYVLNNRPLSVSAHAQSFIRRPVEDVAFLTLRYPGDVLAHIHVSWLDPCKIRRSTFVASKKMVVYDDVETLEKIRIYDKGVSVQPHYETFGEFHLAYRFGDIFTPKLDDSEPLKTEANHFLRAITNGRPERATGEEGLAVVRGLEAATESARKDGKTVSLA; from the coding sequence ATGCACAAGATCGCGGTCATCGGTTGCGGCTACTGGGGTCCGAACTTCATCCGCATCTTCACCCAGCTTCCGGACTCCCAGGTGAAGTACTGTGTCGACACGAACGAACAGCGGCTGGCTCACATGAGGCTTCTCTATCCTCACGTCCGAACGACGACGCGCCTCGAGGACGCGCTCGAGGATTCGGAGGTGGATGGGGCGGTCGTAGCGACGCCGGTCGCGAGCCATCATTCGATCGCGAAGCGTTTCCTCGAGGCGGGGAAGGCGACGCTGATCGAGAAACCGCTCAGCCTCTCCGTCGCCGACGCCGAGGACCTGGTCGAAACGGCCGAGAAGAAGCGGAGCGCCCTCATGGTGGGGCACACGTTCCTCTTCACCGCCGCCGTGAACAAGGTGAAGCAGCTCCTGGAGAGCGGAGAGATCGGCGACATCCACTACGTCGCCTCCACCCGCGTCAACCTCGGCATCTTCCAAGAAGACATCAACGTGATCTGGGATCTCGCGCCCCACGACATCTCGATCCTGAACTACGTCTTGAACAACCGGCCGCTCTCCGTGAGCGCGCACGCGCAGTCCTTCATCCGCCGGCCGGTGGAGGACGTCGCGTTTCTCACCCTCCGCTATCCGGGGGATGTCCTCGCGCACATCCACGTGAGCTGGCTCGACCCGTGCAAGATCCGGCGATCGACCTTCGTCGCGAGCAAGAAGATGGTCGTCTACGACGACGTGGAGACGCTCGAGAAGATCCGAATCTACGACAAGGGGGTTTCGGTGCAGCCGCACTACGAGACTTTCGGCGAGTTCCATCTCGCCTACCGGTTCGGCGACATCTTTACCCCGAAGCTGGACGACTCGGAACCCCTGAAGACCGAAGCGAACCATTTCCTCCGCGCGATCACGAACGGAAGGCCCGAGCGCGCGACGGGGGAGGAGGGACTCGCCGTCGTGCGCGGCCTCGAGGCGGCGACCGAATCGGCCCGCAAGGACGGGAAGACCGTGTCGCTCGCGTGA
- a CDS encoding glycosyltransferase family 4 protein gives MKKILGLSSIPIDENLGAGAERIGSLYRHLPDAYERTLVSLTGLRGPAGERRLPGGVLEIRLRSPLQTLFYYIERMRAVPFFHVSAAHDLFPGAAARRLREEWDLVQFDSLWLTPWMRRVPRGIPVVYGSHNFESDWYEGEIRRFLFPRVHAAKLAALERNAVLRADRVLATTKEDREKFVRAFGANPEKIAVVPNGFDEERFRPATDEEKRAIRARLGLPAARRIALFAGSDVSPNRDAVESILRAIAPHAPAGVLFLVAGGIGRAFERSASDRVFFTGPVPDIVPYFRAADIGLNPIRFGSGSNIKVLQYLGSGLPVISTAFGMRGFDDLLEHVTVARVDRFSYHLDRVEPDPEATRLARERHGWRNASVRLAEVYADLLGEASS, from the coding sequence ATGAAGAAGATTCTCGGCCTCTCCTCGATTCCGATCGACGAGAACCTCGGCGCGGGGGCCGAGCGGATCGGGAGCTTGTACCGCCATCTTCCGGACGCGTACGAGCGGACGCTCGTCTCGCTGACCGGCCTCCGGGGCCCCGCCGGCGAGAGACGTCTTCCCGGCGGCGTGCTCGAGATCCGCCTCCGCTCGCCGCTTCAGACCCTTTTCTATTACATCGAAAGAATGCGCGCGGTTCCGTTCTTTCACGTCTCCGCCGCGCACGACCTCTTTCCCGGAGCCGCGGCGCGCAGGCTTCGGGAAGAGTGGGATCTCGTCCAGTTCGATTCCCTCTGGCTGACGCCCTGGATGCGCCGCGTGCCGCGGGGGATCCCCGTCGTCTACGGAAGCCACAACTTCGAGAGCGACTGGTACGAAGGGGAGATTCGGCGCTTCCTCTTCCCGCGCGTCCACGCCGCGAAGCTCGCCGCGCTCGAGCGGAACGCCGTCCTTCGCGCGGATCGGGTGCTCGCGACGACGAAGGAGGATCGCGAGAAGTTCGTCCGCGCGTTCGGTGCGAACCCGGAGAAGATCGCCGTCGTCCCGAACGGCTTCGACGAGGAGCGCTTCCGACCGGCGACCGACGAGGAGAAGCGCGCGATCCGCGCGCGTCTCGGGCTTCCGGCCGCGCGCCGCATCGCCCTCTTCGCCGGCTCGGATGTCTCCCCGAACCGGGACGCCGTCGAGTCGATCCTCCGCGCGATCGCCCCGCATGCGCCGGCCGGCGTTCTCTTTCTCGTCGCGGGGGGGATCGGCCGCGCGTTCGAGCGTTCCGCGAGCGACCGCGTCTTCTTCACCGGCCCGGTCCCGGATATCGTCCCCTACTTCCGCGCCGCGGACATCGGCCTGAACCCGATCCGCTTCGGGTCCGGCTCGAACATCAAGGTCCTGCAGTACCTCGGATCCGGCCTCCCGGTGATCTCGACCGCGTTCGGCATGCGCGGCTTCGACGACCTTCTCGAGCACGTCACGGTCGCGCGGGTCGACCGGTTTTCTTATCATTTGGACCGAGTGGAGCCGGACCCGGAGGCGACCCGCCTGGCCAGGGAACGCCACGGCTGGCGAAACGCATCCGTCAGGCTGGCGGAGGTCTATGCCGATCTTCTAGGGGAAGCTTCCTCATAG
- a CDS encoding glycosyltransferase: MKGRRILYVDTGRSFGGAERITLLLASAFAAQGAEVLCFASEKAETFREELRRSGVEAIPFQETDCLARALPFMRAAEEIRPDIVHVHRTWPLGDRFASLAAKRAGVRRVVATEHVRWESCGLRDRSTKRIVARFDDRIVAVSEAVRESLVRYWKIDPGRITIIRNGIPIGERREEGEEGGEDPFPPWARVRIGAIGRLETQKGFDLLLDAFARLRQERPEAALLIVGEGSVRGELEEAARRLAFGEAVRFAGAVPDAGPFLRRFDLFVLPSRWEGFPLTILEAMAAGVPIVATAVDGSVEAIRHGTDGLLVPPENAEALAEAMREALSDPAASRQRAEAARKRAKTEFSFERMLEAYRRVYEA, translated from the coding sequence ATGAAAGGACGCCGCATCCTCTACGTGGACACGGGGCGATCGTTCGGCGGCGCCGAGCGGATCACACTTCTCTTGGCCTCCGCCTTCGCGGCGCAAGGGGCGGAGGTCCTCTGCTTCGCGTCGGAGAAAGCGGAGACCTTCCGCGAGGAGCTCCGACGGTCCGGCGTCGAGGCGATCCCCTTCCAGGAAACGGATTGCTTGGCGCGCGCACTCCCCTTCATGCGGGCGGCCGAAGAGATCCGCCCGGACATCGTTCATGTCCATAGGACCTGGCCGCTCGGAGACCGATTCGCCTCGCTTGCCGCGAAGCGGGCCGGCGTCCGAAGGGTCGTCGCCACGGAGCACGTGCGGTGGGAATCGTGCGGCCTTCGCGATCGATCGACGAAGCGGATCGTTGCCCGGTTCGACGACCGAATCGTCGCGGTCTCCGAGGCGGTCCGAGAGAGCCTCGTCCGCTACTGGAAGATCGATCCCGGCCGGATCACGATCATCCGAAACGGGATCCCAATCGGGGAGAGAAGAGAAGAGGGCGAAGAGGGCGGCGAGGACCCGTTCCCTCCTTGGGCGCGCGTTCGGATCGGAGCGATCGGGCGCCTCGAGACGCAGAAGGGGTTCGATCTCCTCCTCGATGCCTTCGCGCGGCTCCGACAGGAGCGTCCGGAAGCGGCGCTCCTCATCGTGGGGGAAGGCTCCGTGCGCGGCGAGCTCGAGGAAGCGGCGCGGCGCCTCGCTTTCGGCGAAGCCGTCCGCTTTGCCGGAGCAGTGCCGGACGCGGGGCCGTTCCTTCGCCGGTTCGACCTCTTCGTTCTCCCCTCGCGATGGGAGGGGTTTCCGCTCACGATCCTCGAGGCGATGGCGGCCGGCGTTCCGATCGTCGCCACGGCGGTCGACGGGAGCGTCGAGGCGATCCGCCACGGAACCGACGGGCTTCTCGTCCCCCCCGAGAACGCGGAAGCGCTGGCGGAGGCGATGCGCGAGGCTCTCTCGGATCCCGCCGCATCCAGGCAACGGGCGGAGGCGGCCCGGAAGCGCGCCAAGACCGAGTTCTCGTTCGAGCGGATGCTCGAGGCGTACCGCCGGGTATATGAAGCATGA